A section of the Ranitomeya imitator isolate aRanImi1 chromosome 7, aRanImi1.pri, whole genome shotgun sequence genome encodes:
- the INHA gene encoding inhibin alpha chain: MALVSVLYFAMMVTEISQGCEMPEADRQVILGKVKTRIVEALGSPPPTTASSIAPSPNPNGPIKLEERILRKRHSHTRRLGLEDMSQVILFPSSDILCETPSLDVPMAEEGNSFTYIFRPSPHILSRRVSSVQFWFFTGESPIANFTWYENMSTEDASVQTTEPPIMVTEVSSHESTTLGDEKVGEKEDSVSPVNSITKEETLHHVVDIQVLSQQKPVTVATSKVEKIDDWTVFHLAPAFLNYVTSSLFVLLVHCPTCPCSEQPEHTPFLMYSTHPSQRGRRSGVPWSPSALELLQRPPAPGADSTQCHRGSLNISFEELGWNQWIVHPGSFQFHYCHGTCSPNHGLSTALHWGNCCAALPSTMKPLRVTTTTDGGFSFRYETVPNLLTQDCACS, translated from the exons ATGGCTCTCGTGTCTGTCCTCTACTTTGCCATGATGGTCACCGAGATAAGCCAAGGCTGTGAGATGCCTGAGGCCGACCGCCAGGTTATCCTGGGCAAGGTGAAAACGAGGATTGTGGAGGCGCTGGGGTCTCCTCCGCCAACTACGGCCTCATCTATTGCTCCATCTCCAAACCCAAATGGACCCATCAAGTTGGAGGAGAGGATTCTACGCAAGAGGCACAGCCACACGAGAAGGCTTGGACTGGAGGACATGTCTCAGGTCATTCTCTTCCCGTCATCAG ATATTCTTTGTGAGACTCCATCTCTTGATGTTCCAATGGCAGAAGAAGGCAACAGTTTCACCTACATCTTCCGTCCGTCTCCGCACATCTTGAGTCGTCGCGTCTCCTCTGTGCAATTCTGGTTTTTCACCGGTGAGTCTCCGATAGCCAACTTCACCTGGTACGAGAACATGTCCACAGAAGATGCAAGTGTCCAGACAACAGAGCCACCTATTATGGTGACAGAAGTATCATCTCATGAGTCCACAACCCTCGGAGATGAAAAAGTGGGCGAAAAAGAGGATTCTGTCTCACCTGTCAATAGTATCACTAAGGAGGAGACACTCCATCATGTAGTGGACATACAGGTACTATCACAGCAGAAGCCGGTCACTGTGGCCACGTCCAAAGTAGAGAAGATAGATGACTGGACAGTCTTTCACCTGGCTCCTGCTTTCTTGAATTATGTCACAAGCAGCCTTTTTGTTCTGTTAGTCCATTGTCCCACATGTCCTTGTTCTGAGCAGCCTGAACATACACCATTCCTAATGTACAGCACCCATCCTAGCCAGCGTGGTCGGAGGTCAGGAGTTCCATGGTCCCCATCTGCTCTGGAGCTTCTGCAGAGGCCTCCAGCACCTGGAGCAGACAGTACTCAATGTCATCGTGGATCACTCAACATATCCTTTGAAGAGTTGGGTTGGAACCAGTGGATTGTCCATCCTGGAAGCTTCCAGTTTCACTACTGCCATGGGACTTGTTCCCCAAACCATGGTCTAAGTACAGCTCTACACTGGGGGAACTGTTGTGCAGCACTACCCAGCACCATGAAGCCTTTGAGAGTCACCACCACCACAGATGGTGGATTCTCCTTCCGATATGAAACGGTGCCAAACTTGCTGACCCAAGACTGCGCCTGTAGCTGA